One Beggiatoa leptomitoformis DNA segment encodes these proteins:
- a CDS encoding ABC transporter substrate-binding protein has translation MWQKNYLTYLFISILLAILASFFYPQQQTYLPTKPNHLSANPQFPRFLQDEQGEQITVSAYPQRIVSQTLATDEILLALCPPSRLIAVSALARDQNYSLVTAQAQQVAMQTVGGIEQILSLQPDLIFIASYSRAEMVALLQNSGIPLIRFTRFDNIKDIQQHIRMVGYAIGTEQLADNLIKEMNQRLAKITTRLPHTDKPLRVLSYDLAGYTAGKNTTFDDMLHYLNAINVLAEQGIIGHSKISVENIAKWQPDVIISGANADVIEQTRQQLLNDPVIATTHAGQTGRIIVLDNRYLLSVSQHIVTGIEKLADALYQQ, from the coding sequence ATGTGGCAAAAAAATTACCTAACTTACTTATTTATATCAATTCTCTTAGCAATCCTTGCCAGTTTTTTTTATCCGCAACAACAAACTTATTTGCCTACAAAGCCTAATCATTTATCTGCAAATCCTCAATTTCCCCGCTTTTTACAAGATGAACAAGGCGAACAAATCACTGTTTCAGCCTATCCACAGCGGATTGTGTCGCAAACGCTCGCAACAGATGAAATCCTTCTTGCTCTTTGTCCACCAAGCCGTTTAATCGCAGTGAGTGCCTTAGCGCGTGACCAAAACTATAGTTTAGTCACAGCACAAGCCCAACAAGTTGCCATGCAAACAGTGGGAGGTATAGAACAAATTTTAAGTTTACAACCCGATTTAATTTTCATCGCCAGCTATAGCCGTGCAGAAATGGTGGCTTTACTGCAAAACAGCGGTATTCCCCTAATTCGTTTCACCCGTTTTGATAATATAAAAGATATTCAACAACATATTCGTATGGTTGGTTATGCGATTGGTACAGAACAATTAGCAGATAATTTAATCAAAGAGATGAATCAACGGCTTGCTAAAATAACAACCCGTTTACCGCACACGGATAAACCATTACGAGTTTTATCCTATGATTTGGCGGGTTATACCGCAGGAAAAAATACGACTTTTGACGACATGTTACACTACCTTAATGCTATTAACGTATTGGCAGAACAAGGTATTATAGGACACAGCAAAATCAGTGTAGAAAATATCGCTAAGTGGCAACCCGATGTCATTATCAGCGGTGCGAATGCAGATGTCATTGAACAAACCCGCCAACAATTACTGAATGACCCCGTGATTGCAACAACCCATGCAGGGCAAACAGGACGGATAATCGTGTTAGATAATCGCTATTTACTTTCAGTTTCTCAGCATATTGTCACGGGTATAGAAAAATTGGCTGATGCCCTGTATCAACAATAA
- a CDS encoding M16 family metallopeptidase has protein sequence MHFNPLSYLLLIGLPFLIAPVHADSTKTEEFTLENGLHIIVKPDHRSPVVTSQIWYKVGSSYEQEGHTGLSHFLEHLMFKGTEKHPVGDFSRIMSENGASQNAFTSADFTAFFQTLEKSRLAISFELEADRMRALQFDDSELQKEKRVVMEERRNRTEDEPSSLLQEHFRAVAYTTSSYQNPVVGWMNDIENYNMADVRAWYQQWYAPNNATIVVVGDVEPQAVFQLAKQYFANLSPSVITPPPARREIEQLGERRVIVKRPAKLPILTMGYKVPTLATIAPADVTDVYALEVLAYTLSLGNSARLDKEVVRRQEIANSASATYDLTARLESLFTLSGVPTQKHTITELETALREQITRLQTTLVDKAELERVKTLLIASNVYEQDSVFYQAMKIGIWTTVGLDWHLLEQYVDNIKAVTPEQIQAVAKKYLIDDHLTIGQLEPLPIDSADENRHAAPAHAIQGAIQ, from the coding sequence ATGCATTTTAACCCATTATCGTATTTATTACTGATAGGACTGCCATTTTTAATAGCACCTGTACACGCTGATAGCACAAAAACTGAGGAATTCACCCTAGAAAATGGATTACACATTATCGTTAAACCTGACCACCGTTCCCCCGTTGTTACCAGCCAAATTTGGTATAAAGTCGGTAGCAGTTATGAGCAAGAAGGGCATACAGGACTGTCGCACTTTCTAGAACACCTCATGTTTAAAGGCACAGAAAAGCATCCTGTTGGCGACTTTTCCCGCATCATGTCAGAAAATGGCGCATCACAAAATGCGTTTACCAGCGCAGATTTTACCGCTTTCTTTCAAACCTTAGAAAAAAGCCGCCTTGCCATTAGTTTCGAATTAGAAGCCGATAGAATGCGAGCCTTACAATTTGATGATAGTGAATTACAAAAAGAAAAACGTGTCGTGATGGAAGAGCGACGTAACCGCACAGAAGACGAACCCAGCAGCCTATTACAAGAACATTTTCGTGCCGTTGCATACACTACCAGTTCTTACCAAAACCCTGTTGTAGGTTGGATGAATGACATTGAAAATTATAATATGGCGGATGTCCGTGCTTGGTATCAACAATGGTACGCGCCAAATAATGCAACCATCGTTGTCGTCGGTGATGTTGAGCCACAAGCTGTTTTTCAACTAGCAAAACAATATTTTGCCAACCTCAGCCCCAGTGTTATCACGCCCCCGCCTGCGCGTCGTGAAATAGAGCAATTGGGTGAGCGTCGGGTTATTGTCAAACGTCCCGCCAAATTACCTATTTTAACCATGGGCTATAAAGTCCCAACGCTTGCAACCATCGCACCCGCTGATGTAACGGATGTCTATGCGTTAGAAGTGTTAGCCTATACCTTAAGTCTTGGCAATAGCGCGCGCTTAGATAAAGAAGTGGTGCGTCGCCAAGAAATTGCCAATTCAGCCTCTGCAACTTACGACTTAACTGCCCGTTTAGAAAGTCTTTTTACGCTAAGTGGTGTTCCCACTCAAAAACATACAATAACGGAATTAGAAACCGCATTACGTGAGCAGATTACACGCTTGCAGACAACCTTAGTTGATAAAGCCGAATTAGAACGGGTTAAAACCTTGCTGATTGCCAGTAACGTTTACGAACAAGATTCTGTTTTTTATCAAGCGATGAAAATTGGTATATGGACAACCGTTGGATTAGATTGGCATCTTCTTGAACAATATGTAGATAATATTAAAGCGGTAACACCAGAACAAATACAAGCAGTTGCTAAAAAGTATCTGATTGATGACCATCTTACCATTGGTCAACTAGAGCCTTTGCCGATTGATAGTGCTGACGAAAACAGGCACGCAGCCCCCGCACATGCCATACAAGGAGCTATTCAATGA
- a CDS encoding M16 family metallopeptidase gives MRIIHLLTIGFTCYCANVLAMVDIQHWTTSNGAQVYFVPASELPIVDLSVVFNAGSVHDEDKGGIALLTNGLLNEGANGLSADAIAEQFDNLGAIFGNDLDKEMSELSLRSLSDPAQLEPALTLFANLLAKPDFPPQAFERVRQQILLGLNSEEQSPNDIAGKAFQKAIYGKHPYANPKMGTVESVKALTPEMVKTFYQRYYVAKNATISLVGAIDRPTAERIAETLVKQLPAGEPAPALPAVADLQKAETIHIPYPATQTHILVGQPSHSRHDPDYFSLYVGNHILGGNGLVSRVSQEVREKRGLAYTAYSYFTPMEERGAFNAGLQTRNDQAQQALAVLRDTLQTFIDKGVTEAELIAAKKNITGGFPLKIDSNINIVNYLAVIGFYHLPLDYLQKFNDRIEAVTVESINAAFKTHLQLDKQVTVTVGNTAM, from the coding sequence ATGAGAATTATTCATTTACTAACAATAGGTTTTACCTGTTACTGTGCTAATGTGTTAGCAATGGTAGATATTCAACACTGGACAACCAGTAATGGTGCGCAAGTCTATTTTGTTCCTGCATCAGAATTACCCATCGTTGATTTAAGCGTCGTTTTTAATGCAGGCAGTGTACACGATGAAGATAAAGGCGGGATTGCACTACTAACCAATGGATTATTGAATGAGGGGGCTAACGGCTTATCTGCGGATGCAATAGCCGAACAATTTGACAATCTTGGGGCTATATTTGGTAACGACCTTGACAAAGAAATGTCAGAACTTTCTCTCCGTAGCTTAAGTGACCCTGCCCAACTTGAACCCGCCTTAACCCTTTTCGCTAACTTATTGGCAAAACCAGATTTTCCTCCCCAAGCCTTTGAGCGAGTGCGCCAACAAATTTTATTAGGTCTGAATAGCGAAGAACAATCACCTAATGATATTGCAGGAAAAGCTTTTCAAAAAGCCATTTATGGCAAACATCCTTATGCGAATCCCAAAATGGGTACTGTAGAAAGTGTCAAGGCACTAACACCAGAAATGGTTAAAACGTTTTATCAGCGTTACTATGTTGCAAAAAATGCAACAATTTCCCTAGTTGGCGCAATTGATCGTCCAACGGCTGAACGCATTGCAGAAACCCTTGTTAAACAACTGCCTGCTGGTGAGCCTGCGCCTGCATTACCCGCTGTTGCCGACTTACAAAAAGCGGAAACGATACATATCCCTTATCCTGCAACGCAAACCCATATATTAGTTGGACAACCCAGCCATTCCCGTCATGACCCCGACTATTTCTCCCTCTATGTCGGTAATCATATTTTAGGTGGAAATGGCCTAGTTTCACGAGTTTCTCAAGAAGTGCGAGAAAAACGCGGTTTAGCCTATACTGCCTACAGTTATTTTACCCCAATGGAAGAACGCGGTGCATTTAATGCAGGCTTACAAACCCGCAACGACCAAGCACAACAAGCCTTAGCGGTACTACGTGATACATTACAAACCTTTATTGATAAAGGGGTGACAGAAGCAGAACTCATCGCTGCAAAAAAGAATATTACGGGAGGGTTTCCACTAAAAATCGACAGTAATATAAATATTGTCAATTATCTGGCAGTCATCGGCTTTTATCACCTACCCCTAGACTATCTACAAAAATTTAACGATAGAATAGAGGCGGTGACTGTAGAGTCAATCAACGCGGCTTTTAAAACCCACTTACAACTAGATAAACAAGTGACCGTCACCGTAGGCAACACAGCAATGTAG
- a CDS encoding MBL fold metallo-hydrolase has translation MIFQQLFESSSSTYTYLLGCPITKTAVLIDPVLETVERDISILNALGLTLRYTLETHIHADHLSGGYQLRQRTGCLIALPAIEQLPCADIGIEEGTPLCVGEVQIHPLYTPGHTSSHHAYYVDTGTHLMLFSGDALLIDACGRTDFQAGNAGQLYDSIQHKLFTLPNETLVYPGHDYEGRFISSIAQEKQRNPRLSNNKSKQAFIELMNGLKTPNPRKMAFAVPSNKQCGMCPPNIFEEYQQLCETLV, from the coding sequence ATGATTTTTCAACAATTATTTGAGTCTAGTTCATCTACTTATACTTATTTGTTGGGTTGTCCAATCACAAAAACGGCTGTGTTAATTGACCCTGTGCTAGAAACTGTTGAGCGTGATATAAGCATACTCAATGCGTTAGGCTTGACTTTGCGTTATACCTTAGAAACACATATTCATGCTGACCATTTGAGTGGCGGTTATCAATTACGACAACGTACAGGCTGTCTGATTGCATTACCTGCGATAGAACAATTGCCTTGTGCGGATATAGGGATAGAAGAAGGAACGCCACTTTGTGTGGGAGAGGTACAAATCCATCCGCTTTATACCCCCGGTCATACGTCTTCACATCATGCGTATTATGTGGATACAGGAACACATTTGATGCTTTTTTCAGGGGATGCACTATTGATAGATGCTTGCGGTAGAACAGATTTTCAAGCGGGAAATGCAGGGCAGTTATATGATAGTATTCAACATAAACTTTTTACATTGCCTAATGAGACGTTGGTTTATCCCGGACATGATTATGAGGGTCGTTTTATTAGCAGTATTGCCCAAGAAAAACAGCGTAATCCTCGTTTATCTAATAATAAGTCTAAACAAGCATTTATTGAACTAATGAATGGTTTGAAAACACCAAATCCGCGCAAAATGGCGTTTGCAGTACCCAGTAATAAGCAGTGTGGTATGTGTCCACCAAATATTTTTGAAGAATATCAGCAGTTATGTGAAACACTGGTGTAA
- a CDS encoding EAL domain-containing protein: MSTRKSLQETLITLREEYAKQLPQTITDILTLGQQLQKQWTLENLRQFQQKIHRIAGNAGSFGFLTLSQTARVLDTLLVEILERNTPVEQHELTEIVRRLEHIQQASLVADEPTKTISTPPPTVQMPTVEKIIYLVDDDIQLANLLAEHLKSYGYNVKAFNNTHGLSGLIQVHPPALIIMDVMLAEGELAGPQIMYAIQKNRREPLPVIFISARTDMTARLAAVRANGDAYFNKPLDIPVLVSKIKQLTENPKPKTPRRILIIDDTNRYGENYAKILQQSGLQTAVLKEPLRIIDALDKFPPALILINTQLQTLNAIELAVVIRQQEKYKRLPLIFFAQQFDQTLRRAAVKGIADDFLNETIEADALVATIINRLKHNEHQLQNTDYLHSDITTGLYNRQYLLSQLELIKMASSAYPLVALYINIDSYRGISKILGYNAIDKAMYETAQFLQQQVNKSDLLARFSDNVFVIISIDRAVHEAKALANSIRATLESYVLEINGQQVVTTCSIGIGVYNDDIANGASTAISQAESACQQAQEAGGNRIQLHNAAENIKRDQYRQTYWQETIKSALVNNGFYLVYQPIVSLHGRADKLYDVLLRLHSDDHPDGIKAHEFLPIAEQHGLIEEIDRWVIKQAVLSLMQRYHEREEISFFIRLSGTSLSNPNLPAYIRKCLSVSGVPYHAVIFNISQNVAVSHLKETQIFIKNIKSLGCRIALQDFNGKSSAFQLLKLLEANFIKLNIDLVKTLTNKADTLSNIKQIADKAHTQTSAVIVPFIEDATTLSLLWECAIDYIEGNFIQIPIDTLSYDFSG; encoded by the coding sequence GTGTCAACTCGAAAAAGCTTACAGGAAACACTCATTACGCTGCGTGAGGAATACGCAAAACAACTACCGCAAACCATAACGGACATTCTCACACTTGGGCAACAGTTACAAAAACAATGGACACTAGAAAACCTGCGCCAATTTCAACAAAAAATACATCGGATTGCAGGTAACGCGGGCAGCTTTGGATTTTTAACCCTCAGTCAAACAGCACGCGTACTAGATACCTTGCTAGTTGAAATACTAGAGCGCAATACACCCGTAGAACAACATGAATTAACAGAAATTGTGCGTCGTTTAGAACACATTCAACAAGCCTCATTAGTTGCCGACGAACCAACCAAAACTATTTCCACACCGCCGCCTACCGTGCAAATGCCCACGGTGGAAAAAATCATCTATTTAGTCGATGACGACATACAACTGGCCAACTTATTAGCGGAACATCTGAAAAGTTATGGCTATAACGTCAAAGCATTCAACAATACACATGGTTTAAGTGGTCTGATTCAAGTACATCCACCCGCCTTAATTATCATGGATGTCATGCTAGCAGAGGGTGAACTTGCAGGACCGCAAATTATGTATGCGATTCAAAAAAACCGCCGTGAACCGCTACCCGTTATTTTTATTTCCGCCCGTACCGATATGACAGCACGACTAGCTGCCGTACGTGCAAATGGAGATGCCTATTTCAACAAACCCCTAGATATTCCTGTACTAGTCAGCAAAATAAAGCAACTTACTGAAAATCCTAAACCTAAAACACCGCGTCGAATTTTAATTATTGATGATACCAATCGTTACGGCGAAAACTACGCAAAAATACTGCAACAATCGGGTTTACAAACGGCTGTTTTAAAAGAACCCTTACGCATTATTGATGCCCTAGACAAATTTCCCCCCGCGCTGATCTTGATTAATACCCAACTTCAAACGCTCAATGCCATTGAATTAGCCGTTGTTATACGCCAGCAGGAAAAATATAAACGCTTACCCCTGATTTTTTTCGCGCAACAATTTGACCAAACCCTACGTCGAGCAGCGGTAAAAGGCATTGCCGACGATTTTCTTAACGAAACCATAGAAGCCGATGCACTGGTCGCAACAATTATTAATCGCCTAAAGCATAACGAACACCAACTCCAAAATACTGATTATTTACACAGTGACATCACAACAGGGTTATATAACCGTCAATACCTACTTTCCCAATTAGAACTGATTAAAATGGCATCCTCAGCCTATCCGCTAGTCGCCTTATATATCAACATTGACAGCTATCGTGGGATTAGCAAAATTTTAGGTTATAACGCCATTGATAAAGCAATGTATGAAACTGCACAATTTCTTCAACAACAAGTCAATAAAAGCGATTTATTAGCGCGCTTTAGCGACAACGTTTTTGTAATTATCAGCATTGACCGTGCCGTACATGAAGCAAAAGCACTCGCTAACTCCATTCGCGCAACACTAGAAAGCTATGTATTAGAAATTAACGGACAACAAGTAGTAACAACATGTAGCATAGGAATTGGCGTTTATAATGACGACATCGCCAATGGCGCATCAACGGCAATCAGCCAAGCAGAATCAGCCTGTCAACAAGCTCAAGAAGCAGGTGGCAATCGGATACAACTGCATAACGCCGCCGAAAATATAAAACGCGACCAATATCGACAAACTTATTGGCAAGAAACCATTAAATCTGCCTTAGTTAATAACGGTTTTTATCTTGTTTATCAACCGATTGTTAGCCTGCATGGACGTGCTGATAAATTATATGATGTGTTATTGCGCCTACACAGCGATGACCATCCCGATGGAATTAAAGCACATGAATTTCTACCCATTGCAGAACAGCATGGATTAATTGAAGAAATTGACCGCTGGGTCATCAAACAAGCTGTATTAAGTTTAATGCAACGCTATCATGAAAGAGAGGAAATTAGCTTTTTCATCCGCTTATCGGGTACATCTCTCTCAAACCCCAATTTACCTGCTTATATTCGTAAATGCCTGAGTGTTAGCGGTGTTCCCTATCACGCAGTGATTTTTAACATCTCACAAAATGTGGCTGTGAGTCACTTGAAAGAAACCCAAATATTTATTAAAAATATCAAATCATTGGGTTGTCGCATTGCATTGCAAGATTTTAACGGCAAGTCCAGTGCGTTCCAACTGTTAAAATTACTGGAAGCAAACTTTATTAAACTCAATATTGATCTGGTTAAAACATTAACAAATAAAGCTGATACACTAAGCAATATCAAACAGATAGCTGATAAAGCTCACACCCAAACCAGTGCAGTGATTGTGCCTTTTATTGAAGATGCAACGACACTAAGTTTATTGTGGGAATGTGCGATTGATTATATTGAAGGTAACTTTATTCAAATACCGATTGATACATTAAGCTATGATTTTTCAGGATAA
- a CDS encoding Rieske (2Fe-2S) protein, with amino-acid sequence MNQFAEEQWQPVAELYDIAQGGITTFEIAGQTLLFSRQGKQVHCFANLCTHLDRPLDMGNVRNGIIVCPFHGYEFDLETGDCLNAFSKPLKSYPVRVVDGLVQVCVVTEKVES; translated from the coding sequence ATGAATCAATTTGCAGAAGAACAATGGCAACCCGTTGCCGAACTTTATGACATAGCACAAGGAGGAATTACAACCTTTGAAATTGCAGGACAAACGTTGCTTTTCAGTCGCCAAGGCAAACAAGTACATTGTTTTGCTAACTTGTGTACACATTTAGACCGTCCATTAGACATGGGAAATGTTCGTAATGGTATTATTGTTTGTCCTTTTCACGGCTATGAATTTGACCTAGAAACAGGCGATTGTTTGAACGCATTTAGCAAGCCGTTAAAATCATATCCTGTGCGGGTGGTAGATGGACTTGTTCAAGTATGTGTTGTCACAGAAAAAGTAGAATCTTAA
- the mazG gene encoding nucleoside triphosphate pyrophosphohydrolase, with protein sequence MNVNPTDVRYTDALQRLLTIVNELRAQCPWDKEQTLDSLRYLTIEETYELSDAILENDLNAIKKELGDLMLHLVFYAKITAEQDVFDIADVMNGLCEKLIARHPHVYGTVNADDADTVKRHWEQLKLQEKGNYSALAGVPNMLPALVKAIRIQEKARGMGFDWRPDDLSSVWHKVKEEIQEFVEHIDPVSQKPHNFIEAENEFGDILFSLVNYARFVGINPENALEKTNKKFMRRFMWMETAIREANKQMHDLSLEELEFFWQQAKQQEKIK encoded by the coding sequence ATGAATGTAAATCCAACAGATGTTCGCTACACCGATGCTTTACAACGTTTATTAACCATAGTAAATGAATTACGCGCTCAATGCCCTTGGGATAAGGAGCAAACACTAGATTCTTTACGTTATTTAACTATTGAAGAAACTTATGAATTGTCTGATGCTATTTTAGAAAATGATTTAAACGCGATAAAAAAGGAATTAGGCGATTTAATGTTGCATTTGGTGTTTTACGCTAAAATAACAGCTGAGCAAGATGTGTTTGATATTGCAGATGTTATGAATGGGCTTTGTGAAAAGTTAATTGCACGTCATCCGCATGTTTATGGAACAGTCAATGCGGACGATGCTGACACGGTAAAACGTCATTGGGAGCAATTAAAACTGCAAGAAAAAGGCAATTACAGTGCGTTAGCAGGCGTACCAAACATGTTACCCGCTTTGGTAAAAGCTATTCGTATTCAAGAAAAAGCACGCGGTATGGGGTTTGATTGGCGACCTGATGATTTAAGCAGCGTGTGGCACAAGGTAAAAGAAGAGATTCAAGAGTTTGTTGAACATATAGACCCTGTCAGCCAAAAACCACACAACTTTATTGAGGCAGAAAATGAGTTTGGGGATATTTTGTTTTCTCTGGTGAATTACGCACGTTTTGTGGGTATTAATCCCGAAAATGCCCTAGAAAAAACTAATAAAAAATTCATGCGTCGTTTTATGTGGATGGAAACTGCAATTCGTGAGGCAAACAAGCAAATGCACGATTTAAGCCTTGAGGAATTGGAGTTTTTTTGGCAGCAGGCAAAACAACAAGAAAAAATCAAGTAG